Proteins encoded in a region of the Fundulus heteroclitus isolate FHET01 chromosome 2, MU-UCD_Fhet_4.1, whole genome shotgun sequence genome:
- the aagab gene encoding alpha- and gamma-adaptin-binding protein p34, translating into MSSTEENTDMVLPCVLVTSCDSEFKEEELIKQILNSQTLPQPTKREETVVWYPWTINNKYYTADVQLCVVPSTYQMSSEIAQSTQAFIAYFDSKVEDGLEKLNPWIPVVEDLSPEVLILVCDRVCENGVTRHEAQQWCLSHAFELVEINPQELPDEDDDFPESTGVKRIVQALNANVWSSVEMKDGHNQGFGLMSSLVASRHNNPRHSQDPPSCSLPAEGTLTNEEAKHTDNSANQGTQEGSVVDAMTDLDIQELANLTAGDADAENFERLFTKLKEMKDKASSLPHEQRKVHAEKVAKAFWMAIGGEEDEIDGLSSGEDS; encoded by the exons ATGTCCTCGACAGAAGAAAACACGGACATGGTTCTGCCATGTGTGCTTGTCACTAGCTGTGACAGCGAATTTAAAGAGGAAGAGCTGATAAAAC AAATACTAAATTCACAGACTTTGCCTCAGCCGACAAAGCGAGAGGAAACAGTTGTTTGGTATCCTTGGACCATCAATAACAAATATTACACGGCAGACGTGCAGCTGTGTGTCGTACCGAGCACGTATCAAATGTCTTCAGAGATAGCCCAGTCCACGCAAGCTTTCATCGCTTACTTTGATAGTAAAGTG GAGGACGGCTTGGAAAAGCTAAATCCCTGGATTCCTGTGGTGGAAGATCTCAGCCCAGAGGTGCTCATTCTCGTGTGCGACAGAGTCTGTGAAAATG GTGTCACCAGGCACGAAGCGCAGCAGTGGTGTTTGTCTCACGCGTTTGAGCTTGTGGAGATCAATCCACAGGAGCTACCAGATGAGGATG ATGACTTTCCAGAGTCTACGGGAGTGAAGAGGATCGTTCAGGCGCTTAACGCCAACGTGTGGTCCAGTGTGGAGATGAAGGACG GTCACAATCAGGGTTTTGGTCTCATGAGCAGTTTGGTTGCTTCCAGACATAACAACCCACGCCACAGCCAAGATCCACCG TCCTGCAGCTTACCAGCAGAGGGCACACTCACCAATGAGGAGGCCAAACACACAGACAATAGCGCAAACCAGGGCACACAGGAAGGCTCAGTAGTAG ATGCAATGACCGACTTAGACATACAGGAACTCGCCAATCTTACCGCCGGTGATGCAGACGCAGAAAATTTTGAGCGCCTCTTTACaaaattaaaggaaatgaaag ATAAAGCCTCATCGTTACCACATGAGCAGAGAAAAGTTCATGCTGAAAAG GTGGCAAAAGCCTTTTGGATGGCCATTGGTGGCGAAGAAGATGAAATAGATGGTTTATCTTCAGGTGAAGACAGCTAA
- the smad3b gene encoding mothers against decapentaplegic homolog 3b — MSILPFTPPIVKRLLGWKKGEQNGQEEKWCEKAVKSLVKKLKRTGQLEELEKAITTQNVNTKCLTIPRSLDGRLQVSHRKGLPHVIYCRLWRWPDLQSHHELRAVDHCEFAFHTKKDEVCVNPYHYQRVETPVLPPVLVPRHTDIPTEFPPLDDYSPSIPENTNFPSGIEPQSNYIPETPPPGYLSEDGEANDHQVNHNMDTGSPSHSPNPVSSANTIAGLQPVTYCESAFWCSISYYELNQRVGETFHASQPSLTVDGFTDPSNSERFCLGLLSNVNRNSAVELTRRHIGRGVRLYYIGGEVFAECLSDSAIFVQSPNCNQRYGWHPATVCKIPPGCNLKIFNNQEFAALLAQSVNQGFEAVYQLTRMCTIRMSFVKGWGAEYRRQTVTSTPCWIELHLNGPLQWLDKVLTQMGSPSIHCSSVS; from the exons ATGTCTATACTACCCTTCACTCCCCCGATTGTCAAGAGGCTGCTGGGCTGGAAGAAAGGAGAGCAAAACGGACAGGAGGAGAAATGGTGCGAAAAGGCGGTCAAAAGTCTCGTAAAGAAGCTGAAGAGGACGGGGCAGCTGGAGGAGTTGGAAAAGGCCATCACAACACAGAATGTCAACACAAAATGCTTAACCATCCCCAG GTCGCTGGATGGACGTCTGCAGGTCTCGCACCGAAAAGGTCTTCCTCACGTGATCTACTGTCGCCTGTGGCGCTGGCCGGACCTGCAGTCCCATCATGAGCTGAGGGCGGTGGACCACTGTGAGTTTGCCTTTCACACCAAGAAGGATGAGGTGTGCGTCAACCCCTACCACTACCAGAGGGTGGAGACACCAG ttttgccGCCTGTGTTAGTGCCTCGTCACACAGATATTCCCACAGAGTTTCCACCACTGGACGACTACAGCCCGTCAATACCTGAAAATACCAATTTCCCTTCCGGCATAGAGCCTCAGAGCAACTATATTCCTG AAACTCCCCCTCCAGGGTATCTGAGTGAGGATGGGGAGGCAAATGATCACCAAGTTAACCACAACATGGACACAG GTTCCCCCAGCCATTCGCCCAACCCCGTTTCATCCGCGAACACTATTGCTG GCCTGCAGCCGGTGACGTACTGCGAATCAGCCTTCTGGTGCTCCATCTCTTACTACGAGCTGAACCAGCGTGTTGGAGAGACCTTCCACGCGTCCCAGCCCTCCCTCACAGTAGATGGATTCACAGACCCCTCGAATTCGGAGCGCTTCTGCCTGGGCTTGCTGTCCAACGTTAACCGGAACTCCGCAGTAGAGCTCACTCGGCGACACATCG gACGCGGCGTGAGGTTGTATTACATCGGAGGAGAAGTGTTTGCAGAGTGTCTCAGTGACAGTGCCATCTTTGTCCAAAGTCCTAACTGCAACCAGCGATATGGGTGGCATCCTGCCACAGTGTGCAAAATACCTCCAG GATGCAACCTGAAGATTTTCAACAACCAAGAGTTTGCTGCCCTCCTCGCTCAGTCAGTCAACCAGGGCTTCGAGGCAGTTTACCAGCTTACCAGGATGTGCACCATTCGCATGAGTTTTGTGAAGGGCTGGGGAGCTGAGTACAG ACGTCAGACGGTgaccagcaccccctgctggATAGAGCTGCACCTTAATGGTCCTTTGCAATGGCTGGACAAGGTCCTCACACAGATGGGCTCTCCCAGCATCCACTGCTCCAGTGTCTCTTAG